A single region of the Silene latifolia isolate original U9 population chromosome 8, ASM4854445v1, whole genome shotgun sequence genome encodes:
- the LOC141596383 gene encoding glycerophosphodiester phosphodiesterase GDPD4 gives MRRRQHQQYSLRFGLRSRVLNTFNWRRLWRKISRNRLNLVILLIIIGLAPPFFFHFRLTHFQQIQMKNCGWLASPPLVCAHGGDSINAFPNTVAAYRSALRARVDCIEIDVSRSADGFLFALHDRDLQRISGNHTARVGFWSKKAIKELDASLHFPGVSDEQKVPTVEDALTLVSNTVRVVILDAKVGPPFYEKGLAEDILAVVKKINCFNCVIWAKSDHLVREITRLSPETTVGYIIMKDPVTGYRSNVLRMKRAKVVGVYHPLIDEKLVQILHGRSKKIFAWTVDDTVSMLDMLSNNVDGVVTSNPALFQQLMDDTRVRCLEDGFSVPR, from the exons ATGAGGAGGAgacaacatcaacaatactcacTACGATTTGGGTTACGTAGTCGAGTGTTGAACACTTTCAATTGGAGACGATTATGGCGTAAAATTTCAAGAAAtcgattaaatttagtaattttgCTGATTATCATTGGTCTTGCTCCTCCTTTTTTCTTCCATTTTCGTCTCACACATTTTCAGCAG ATACAAATGAAGAATTGCGGGTGGCTTGCAAGCCCACCTCTTGTGTGTGCTCATGGTGGTGACTCTATCAATGCCTTTCCTAACACA GTGGCTGCCTACCGCAGTGCCCTTCGTGCGCGGGTAGACTGCATTGAAATTGATGTCTCGCGTTCCGCTGACGGGTTCCTTTTTGCACTGCATGATAG GGATTTGCAGCGCATATCTGGGAATCACACAGCTAGAGTTGGTTTTTGGAGCAAGAAAGCT ATAAAAGAGCTTGATGCATCACTTCACTTTCCCGGAGTTTCTGATGAACAAAAAGTTCCTACAGTTGAAGATGCATTAACA TTGGTGTCAAATACAGTGCGTGTGGTCATTTTGGATGCAAAAGTTGGACCGCCATTTTATGAAAAAGGCCTTGCTGAGGATATTTTAGCCGTT gtaaaaaaaataaattgCTTTAATTGCGTTATTTGGGCCAAAAGTGACCATTTGGTGAGAGAGATCACCAGACTATCACCAGAAACCACG GTTGGATATATTATAATGAAGGATCCTGTAACAGGTTATAGATCCAACGTGCTGAGGATGAAAAGGGCAAAGGTGGTTGGTGTCTATCATCCACTAATTGATGAAAAGCTTGTCCAAATTCTCCATGG GAGAAGCAAAAAGATATTTGCATGGACAGTTGATGACACGGTTTCAATGCTGGATATGTTGTCGAATAATGTTGACGGTGTTGTCACCAGTAATCCAGCTCTTTTTCAGCAACTCATGGACGACACAAGAGTTCGGTGTCTTGAGGATGGTTTTTCTGTACCCAGATGA
- the LOC141596382 gene encoding phytolongin Phyl1.1-like has product MGAMEKGFVHYCCVSKGGRILQSYNNDNGGGDLEIEKLAALCLENVPQYHRWYSQTMNKRTYCCLMEDGFVYFAIAEVGLGNQALIRFLEHYRDEFKKITKRGSNSRLSWKGKGKGGMASSNLNSANLQEQLVPIIRQLITSLQNVGQSSNGSNGNGFNASSSPCGGGYRDVGEGSSSTKAPLLGMKSGKHEKRSKDHVIAMRGLELEEQCRSAERGLRVDSGSDDTGSTVSPGSMQKEMNASRRRSSSQTVKKKWCRLVRLVLAIDAGVCIILLGIWLVICKGFQCIR; this is encoded by the coding sequence ATGGGTGCAATGGAAAAGGGTTTTGTGCATTACTGTTGTGTTTCAAAAGGGGGTAGAATTTTACAATCATACAATAATGATAATGGTGGGGGAGACCTAGAAATTGAAAAGTTGGCTGCTTTATGTTTGGAGAATGTTCCTCAATATCATAGATGGTATTCTCAAACTATGAATAAGAGAACTTATTGTTGTTTAATGGAAGATGggtttgtttattttgcaattgcTGAAGTTGGTCTTGGAAATCAAGCATTAATTAGGTTCCTAGAACATTATAGGGATGAATTTAAGAAGATTACGAAGCGAGGTTCTAATTCGAGGTTAAGTtggaagggaaaggggaagggagGTATGGCAAGTTCAAATCTTAACTCAGCTAACTTGCAGGAACAGTTGGTTCCGATAATTCGTCAGCTGATTACCTCTTTACAGAATGTGGGTCAATCCAGCAATGGTAGTAATGGGAATGGGTTCAACGCGTCTTCATCTCCGTGTGGTGGTGGTTATAGGGATGTGGGGGAGGGTTCGAGTTCTACTAAGGCGCCTTTATTGGGTATGAAGTCGGGTAAACATGAGAAACGGAGTAAAGATCATGTCATTGCTATGAGAGGTCTTGAACTAGAAGAGCAATGTAGGTCTGCAGAGAGAGGGTTAAGGGTTGATTCGGGTTCTGATGATACAGGTTCAACAGTTTCTCCTGGTTCAATGCAAAAGGAGATGAATGCGTCTAGGAGGAGATCGTCTTCTCAAACTGTTAAAAAAAAGTGGTGTCGCTTGGTACGGTTGGTTCTTGCTATTGATGCTGGTGTTTGTATTATATTACTTGGAATTTGGTTGGTGATATGTAAAGGTTTCCAGTGCATTCGTTAA